A genomic segment from Campylobacter concisus encodes:
- the recG gene encoding ATP-dependent DNA helicase RecG — translation MKFEASDRAKLLKIGVLSLLDLALVLPKGFEDTTIAKSPREGQVCINVKITSLASRPGMLTALAFCEQWQSNVKIVIFNAKSWHYGAFKTGKEMAIYGLCSYAFGSWQIVNPKITTKIGQIVPKFKTELKDDEVKKLVLKYINLRNLLAEGLSEREAKFLAELQRLDEQSVQILYHLKNDGEGIEILKFVEIFNYIKKLSAKKTYFKSPKIKLFDISSWLKSLPFTPTNDQLNAINDIRDDLSAVQAKRRVIMGDVGSGKTLVILAAALSVYPQSAILMAPTSILSEQIYNEAKRLLPAFMNVMLVRSGEKKIDFSGVNLIVGTHALLFHELPNSPLVMVDEQHRFGSNQRKKIEELASNEDERANFVQFSATPIPRTLSLIQSEIVNFSFLKQMPFKKNITSQILGASEFGFLLTHIKKQLENGFQVAIIYPLVESSESSNYQSLSEAQGFWLKNFKNVFVTHGKDKEKEEILRQFREEGEILLSTTVVEVGISLPRLNTIVIVGAERLGLATLHQLRGRVGRNGGDGYGFLFTKLKEAPARLKEFCATNDGFKVAELDLKNRQSGDILNGFVQHGATFNFYDYEDDITQAAKARVAALAKNNT, via the coding sequence ATGAAATTTGAAGCAAGCGACAGAGCAAAACTTCTAAAAATAGGCGTGCTTAGCCTGCTTGACCTTGCTCTTGTGCTACCAAAGGGCTTTGAGGATACGACGATCGCTAAGAGCCCAAGAGAAGGGCAGGTCTGCATAAATGTAAAGATCACTTCGCTCGCCTCGCGCCCTGGCATGCTAACGGCGCTTGCCTTTTGCGAGCAGTGGCAAAGTAATGTAAAGATCGTCATTTTTAACGCAAAGTCCTGGCACTACGGCGCTTTTAAGACTGGCAAAGAGATGGCGATATACGGGCTTTGCTCCTACGCCTTTGGCTCATGGCAGATCGTAAATCCAAAAATCACCACAAAAATAGGCCAGATAGTGCCTAAATTTAAGACCGAGCTAAAAGATGATGAAGTTAAAAAACTCGTTTTAAAATATATAAATTTACGAAATTTATTAGCCGAGGGTTTAAGTGAGCGAGAGGCTAAATTTCTAGCTGAGTTGCAAAGACTAGACGAGCAAAGCGTGCAAATTTTATACCACCTAAAAAATGATGGCGAGGGTATTGAAATTTTAAAATTTGTAGAAATTTTTAACTACATAAAAAAGCTAAGTGCTAAAAAAACCTACTTTAAAAGCCCAAAAATCAAGCTTTTTGACATAAGCTCTTGGCTTAAGAGCTTGCCATTTACGCCGACAAACGACCAGCTAAACGCCATAAACGATATCAGAGACGACCTTAGTGCCGTGCAGGCAAAAAGGCGCGTCATAATGGGTGATGTGGGAAGCGGTAAGACGCTAGTGATCCTAGCAGCAGCGCTTAGCGTCTATCCGCAAAGTGCCATTTTGATGGCGCCAACAAGCATCTTAAGCGAGCAAATTTATAACGAAGCAAAGAGGTTACTACCTGCTTTTATGAACGTGATGCTGGTGCGAAGCGGGGAGAAAAAGATAGACTTTAGCGGGGTAAATTTGATCGTTGGCACGCATGCGCTGCTCTTTCACGAGCTGCCAAACTCACCGCTTGTCATGGTTGATGAGCAGCACCGCTTTGGCTCAAATCAGCGCAAAAAGATAGAGGAACTTGCCTCAAACGAGGATGAGCGAGCAAATTTCGTGCAGTTTTCAGCTACGCCGATACCAAGGACGCTAAGCCTCATTCAGTCTGAGATCGTAAATTTTAGCTTTTTAAAGCAGATGCCATTTAAGAAAAATATAACGAGCCAAATTTTAGGCGCTAGCGAGTTTGGCTTTTTGCTAACCCATATAAAAAAGCAGCTAGAAAACGGCTTTCAAGTAGCCATCATCTATCCACTAGTTGAGAGTAGCGAGAGCTCAAACTACCAAAGTCTAAGCGAGGCGCAGGGTTTTTGGCTAAAGAATTTCAAAAATGTATTCGTCACACACGGCAAAGACAAAGAAAAAGAGGAAATTTTAAGGCAATTTAGAGAAGAGGGCGAAATTTTGCTCTCAACCACCGTTGTTGAGGTTGGTATTTCGCTGCCAAGGCTAAATACGATAGTGATCGTGGGCGCTGAGAGGCTAGGACTTGCCACGCTTCATCAGCTGCGCGGTAGAGTAGGGCGAAACGGCGGCGATGGATACGGCTTTTTGTTTACCAAGTTAAAAGAGGCGCCAGCTAGGCTAAAGGAATTTTGCGCGACAAATGACGGCTTTAAAGTGGCGGAGCTTGATCTAAAAAACCGCCAAAGCGGCGATATACTAAATGGCTTTGTCCAGCATGGAGCGACATTTAACTTCTACGACTACGAGGATGATATCACACAGGCTGCAAAGGCGAGAGTGGCGGCGCTTGCTAAAAATAACACCTAG
- a CDS encoding FlhB-like flagellar biosynthesis protein — protein MQVNKKKAVALGYNRSKDNAPRVLASGAGEIANRIIDLAKEHDIPIKEDPDLIEILSKVEVDQEIPPNLYKAVAEIFSFLYKITKK, from the coding sequence ATGCAAGTAAATAAGAAAAAAGCAGTAGCTCTTGGCTACAACAGATCTAAAGATAATGCTCCAAGAGTGCTGGCTAGTGGCGCTGGCGAGATAGCAAATAGAATAATTGATCTAGCAAAAGAGCATGATATACCGATCAAAGAGGATCCTGATCTTATTGAAATTTTAAGCAAGGTTGAAGTTGATCAAGAAATTCCACCAAATTTATATAAAGCTGTTGCTGAAATTTTTAGCTTTTTATATAAGATCACAAAGAAATGA
- a CDS encoding CheR family methyltransferase encodes MLLTNDAKDTKTMQTNTSQDMDSFNEFMNVIKTLCGVDLEPKRDITLQRITIFIRDRQIKSFKDLVSMIRYNSSLRQDILNLVTVNETYFYRELPQLKDVIYYAKELGGARILCAPCSTGDESYSLAMLAYEMGFKQHEISIVGIDINSEAIASCQNGIFSERSLHRLSDFQKERFFTKVDDKFKIKKENLPRCEFKILNVFDDAIFNLGKFDIVLSRNMMIYFDDDFRLKCVERLHKLLKPDGRLYAGHADLVPYTPAYEKRFSNGTTYYLKK; translated from the coding sequence ATGCTATTAACTAATGACGCAAAAGATACAAAAACGATGCAAACAAATACTTCACAAGATATGGATAGTTTTAATGAATTTATGAATGTTATCAAAACTCTTTGCGGAGTTGATCTGGAGCCAAAAAGAGATATTACGTTGCAGCGAATTACCATTTTTATTAGGGATCGCCAGATAAAAAGCTTTAAAGATCTTGTTTCAATGATAAGATATAACTCAAGCTTACGACAAGACATTTTAAATCTAGTAACTGTAAATGAGACTTATTTTTATAGAGAGTTGCCTCAACTTAAAGATGTGATCTATTACGCAAAGGAGCTTGGAGGAGCTAGAATTTTGTGTGCTCCTTGCTCTACTGGAGATGAGTCATATTCGCTCGCGATGCTTGCTTATGAGATGGGATTTAAACAGCATGAAATTTCAATCGTAGGTATAGACATAAACTCAGAAGCCATAGCAAGCTGTCAAAATGGTATTTTTAGTGAGAGGAGCTTGCATAGGTTAAGCGATTTTCAAAAAGAGAGATTTTTTACAAAAGTCGATGATAAATTTAAGATAAAAAAAGAAAATTTACCAAGGTGTGAGTTTAAAATTTTAAATGTTTTTGATGATGCTATTTTTAATCTAGGAAAATTTGATATCGTGCTTTCAAGAAATATGATGATCTATTTTGATGATGATTTTAGATTAAAATGCGTTGAGAGACTTCATAAATTGCTTAAGCCAGATGGTAGGCTTTACGCTGGGCACGCTGATCTTGTGCCTTACACTCCAGCTTATGAAAAACGCTTTTCAAATGGAACTACTTACTATCTAAAAAAATAA
- a CDS encoding MFS transporter: MKEYLKLLKEEKNFRLLSIIQLICYFGVWFSHTGIFTLLIKLDAPVWAITLSAAMAFIPGVVIAPFSGILVDKFSPKPMLVIMMAVETISVFMLLFIDSLDFLWLLLLIIFVRNGTGGMYFQVEMSVLPKILSKENLKLANEIHSIIWAVSYTAGMGLAGVYIHFFGIKSAFLLDGMLYIFSFGFLYFLKLQGLKPDLIERPLKMLKNGLVYLKENRLIVHLIFLHAFVGITAYDALIALLADYKYANLLSTSLIIGLLNTSRSISLMFAPAILSKFINKNTLIFVYIGQGLGIIIWALSLWNFYLSLIGIIFAGFCTSSLWSYTYTMLQQNCKKEFYGRVIAYNDMIFLGFSALISFIIGLLYDIGLSVEMIASFMGSLFFIGAFYYHIVLKSYKIK; the protein is encoded by the coding sequence TTGAAAGAATATCTTAAACTTTTAAAAGAAGAGAAAAATTTTCGCCTCTTAAGCATCATTCAGCTTATATGCTATTTTGGCGTATGGTTTTCGCACACAGGTATTTTTACCCTTCTTATCAAGCTTGACGCTCCTGTTTGGGCGATCACATTAAGTGCAGCGATGGCATTTATCCCGGGTGTTGTCATAGCTCCGTTTAGTGGAATTTTAGTTGATAAATTTAGCCCAAAACCAATGCTTGTCATCATGATGGCAGTTGAGACGATAAGCGTTTTCATGCTTCTTTTTATAGACTCACTTGATTTTTTATGGCTACTTTTACTCATCATTTTTGTTAGAAATGGCACTGGTGGGATGTACTTTCAAGTGGAAATGAGCGTGCTACCAAAAATTTTAAGCAAAGAAAATCTCAAACTCGCAAACGAGATCCACTCTATCATCTGGGCGGTCTCATACACTGCTGGTATGGGGCTAGCTGGAGTTTATATACATTTTTTTGGGATAAAAAGCGCATTTTTGCTCGACGGCATGCTATACATTTTTAGCTTTGGATTTTTATATTTTTTAAAACTGCAAGGTCTAAAGCCAGACCTCATAGAACGCCCGCTAAAAATGCTAAAAAACGGCCTTGTGTATTTAAAAGAAAACAGGCTTATTGTGCATCTTATATTTTTGCACGCCTTTGTTGGCATTACCGCTTATGACGCATTGATCGCACTTTTAGCTGATTACAAATATGCAAATTTACTTTCAACATCACTAATTATAGGACTATTAAATACCTCAAGATCCATTTCACTTATGTTTGCTCCAGCCATACTTAGTAAATTTATAAATAAAAATACGCTTATTTTCGTATATATCGGTCAAGGCCTTGGTATCATTATTTGGGCTTTATCGCTTTGGAATTTTTATCTATCGCTTATTGGTATTATCTTTGCTGGATTTTGCACATCAAGTCTTTGGAGCTACACTTATACAATGCTTCAGCAAAACTGCAAAAAAGAATTTTATGGCCGAGTGATTGCATATAACGATATGATTTTTCTTGGCTTTAGCGCTCTCATTTCATTTATCATTGGTCTGCTTTATGATATTGGACTTAGCGTTGAGATGATTGCGAGTTTTATGGGAAGCCTCTTTTTTATAGGGGCTTTTTACTATCACATAGTATTAAAAAGCTACAAAATAAAGTAA
- a CDS encoding copper resistance protein NlpE has protein sequence MKNFIFALSAALLLAGCASSSQNANVPQGKCEVKSSCEAPVNSIEGTYKAFLPCASCMGIDSRLTFKKDGTFESVMDYKSKDNYKAVSKGKYSIENGVITTIDEYKEKSFYKIEGENLKMLDMDQKEVTGELKDKYIFKRVK, from the coding sequence ATGAAAAATTTTATATTTGCACTAAGTGCGGCTCTACTTTTGGCAGGTTGTGCCTCATCTAGCCAAAACGCAAACGTCCCACAAGGCAAATGTGAAGTAAAAAGTAGCTGCGAAGCTCCAGTTAATAGCATCGAGGGCACTTATAAAGCATTTTTGCCTTGCGCTAGCTGCATGGGTATAGACTCACGCCTAACATTTAAAAAAGATGGTACATTTGAGAGCGTGATGGACTATAAGTCAAAAGACAACTACAAAGCCGTTAGCAAAGGCAAATACTCAATCGAAAATGGTGTGATAACAACGATTGATGAGTATAAAGAAAAGAGCTTTTATAAAATAGAAGGCGAGAACCTAAAAATGCTAGATATGGATCAAAAAGAGGTCACTGGCGAGCTAAAAGATAAATACATCTTTAAACGCGTAAAATAA
- a CDS encoding dehypoxanthine futalosine cyclase, whose protein sequence is MKRLSVNEAIDLIENAPLHELGKMALARKKELHPEGITTFIVDRNINYTNVCWVDCKFCAFYRHAKEEDAYVLSFEEIGKKIEELIAIGGTQILFQGGVHPKLKIEWYEELVSYISKHYPSITIHGFSAVEIDYIARVSKISTKEVLRRLNEKGLYSMPGAGAEILSDRVRDIIAPKKCDTADWLRIHKEAHELGMKTTATMMFGTVESTREIVEHWEHIRNLQDETAGFRAFILWSFQGLNTKLMQEFPEIKKQSSNVYLRLLAVSRLFLDNFKNIQSSWVTQGSYVGQLALLFGANDLGSTMMEENVVKAAGASFRMNQDQMIELIKDVGEIPAKRNTNYDILEKF, encoded by the coding sequence TTGAAAAGACTTAGTGTAAATGAAGCCATCGATCTTATAGAAAATGCACCGCTTCACGAGCTTGGCAAGATGGCGCTAGCTAGAAAAAAAGAGCTTCATCCAGAGGGCATTACGACCTTCATCGTAGATCGCAACATCAACTATACAAATGTCTGCTGGGTGGATTGTAAATTCTGCGCATTTTACCGTCACGCAAAAGAGGAAGACGCTTATGTGCTAAGTTTTGAGGAGATCGGCAAGAAGATCGAGGAACTAATCGCCATCGGCGGCACGCAAATTTTGTTTCAAGGCGGTGTTCATCCAAAGCTAAAGATCGAGTGGTACGAGGAGCTTGTCAGCTACATTAGCAAGCACTATCCAAGCATCACGATACATGGCTTCTCAGCCGTTGAGATCGACTACATCGCAAGAGTTTCAAAAATTTCTACAAAAGAGGTCTTAAGACGCTTAAACGAAAAGGGCTTATACTCGATGCCAGGGGCTGGAGCGGAGATTTTAAGCGACAGAGTGCGTGACATCATCGCGCCAAAAAAATGCGACACTGCAGACTGGCTTCGCATACACAAAGAAGCGCACGAGCTTGGCATGAAGACGACTGCGACGATGATGTTTGGCACGGTTGAGAGCACTCGCGAGATCGTAGAGCACTGGGAGCACATCAGAAATTTACAAGATGAAACGGCTGGATTTAGAGCATTTATACTTTGGAGCTTTCAGGGGCTAAACACAAAGCTCATGCAAGAATTCCCAGAGATCAAAAAGCAAAGCTCAAACGTCTATCTAAGGCTTCTTGCAGTCTCAAGGCTCTTTTTGGATAACTTTAAAAATATCCAAAGCAGCTGGGTCACGCAGGGCAGCTACGTAGGCCAGCTAGCGCTTCTTTTTGGCGCAAACGACCTTGGTAGCACGATGATGGAAGAAAACGTCGTAAAGGCCGCAGGGGCTAGCTTTAGGATGAATCAAGACCAGATGATCGAGCTTATAAAAGATGTTGGAGAAATTCCAGCCAAACGCAACACAAACTACGATATTTTGGAGAAATTTTAG
- a CDS encoding excalibur calcium-binding domain-containing protein, translated as MKKVVLILFFALMANAADKFDCSKRYCKEMKSCEEAYHYLRKCGRSGFDRDRDGIPCENVCKERRVEK; from the coding sequence ATGAAAAAAGTAGTTTTGATTTTATTTTTTGCATTGATGGCAAACGCGGCGGATAAATTTGATTGTTCTAAACGCTACTGCAAAGAGATGAAAAGTTGCGAAGAAGCATATCACTATCTAAGAAAATGCGGACGCAGTGGGTTTGACCGTGATCGTGACGGCATACCATGCGAGAATGTATGCAAAGAGCGAAGAGTAGAAAAATAA
- a CDS encoding copper resistance protein NlpE, translated as MKYLFAILISFFILGCAKNENLEPKQNTQNTVKEDKPLVQANTPKKSEKLILPNSIYSSFHTILPCPNCEGIKTIITLNKDKTYTKTMLTMDKEVSLVEKNGTFDVDDSAIILKDENGNLSYFVPNKNSLLQLDDKKNKRVGVLAQIYNFEPVNKAYKDSFFAKFYKFKNKDNFLDIVIVPSKNGAKISFYSSLKNGSPLCEFSSELLYDKGIFYLLDEKGIALSIHRINNAIFLVANDKICKNARISGRYKKDKDQKNLFGKGFFAELTNESANRDVIKIYGSKNIKRDNTKKESSYIVTNKNERIFEYTLLNGIITSIEIYSNEFKTPENISLKSNFKDIKNSLVISKFSSDKNNIYLKIDSHDMLITLKNPLAKEITSLNDIPDETKIEQITLMWNQ; from the coding sequence ATGAAATATCTTTTTGCCATACTTATCTCATTTTTCATCCTTGGCTGCGCAAAAAATGAAAATTTAGAGCCAAAACAAAACACACAAAATACAGTAAAAGAAGACAAGCCGTTAGTTCAGGCAAATACACCCAAAAAGTCAGAAAAGCTAATACTTCCAAACTCAATTTATAGTAGTTTTCACACTATTTTGCCTTGCCCAAACTGCGAAGGCATAAAAACTATCATTACGCTAAATAAAGATAAAACCTACACAAAAACAATGCTTACTATGGATAAAGAAGTAAGCTTAGTTGAAAAAAATGGCACATTTGATGTTGATGATAGTGCTATCATTTTAAAAGATGAAAATGGCAATCTTAGCTACTTTGTGCCAAATAAAAACTCACTTCTTCAACTTGATGACAAGAAAAATAAGCGAGTTGGCGTGCTAGCTCAAATTTATAATTTTGAACCGGTAAATAAAGCTTACAAAGATAGTTTTTTTGCTAAATTTTATAAATTTAAGAACAAAGATAACTTTTTAGATATCGTAATCGTGCCAAGTAAAAATGGTGCGAAAATAAGTTTTTATTCATCATTAAAAAATGGCTCGCCGCTTTGCGAGTTTAGTTCAGAGCTACTTTACGACAAAGGAATTTTTTACCTTTTAGATGAAAAAGGCATCGCCCTAAGCATACACAGAATAAATAATGCAATTTTTCTAGTAGCAAATGACAAAATTTGTAAAAATGCTCGCATAAGCGGACGATATAAAAAAGATAAAGATCAAAAAAATCTCTTTGGCAAAGGCTTTTTTGCAGAGCTGACAAACGAATCAGCAAATAGAGATGTGATAAAAATTTATGGCTCAAAAAACATAAAACGAGATAACACAAAAAAAGAAAGCAGCTACATCGTAACAAACAAAAATGAAAGAATTTTTGAATACACCTTGCTAAATGGCATTATCACAAGCATTGAAATTTACTCAAACGAGTTTAAAACTCCAGAAAATATCAGCCTTAAATCAAATTTTAAAGATATAAAAAATTCTCTTGTTATTTCTAAATTTAGTAGTGACAAAAACAATATCTATCTAAAAATAGATAGCCACGATATGTTAATCACACTAAAAAATCCACTTGCCAAAGAGATAACAAGCCTAAACGATATACCAGATGAAACAAAGATAGAGCAAATAACGCTAATGTGGAATCAATAA
- a CDS encoding M16 family metallopeptidase: MKILDINVKNIKIPVVFESSKAMPVVSLKLVFKAAGSSQNGKLAGLARLSANLLNEGDMKLGSAKFAKELEVRAISLNASCGFETFCIDLNCLKEHFAFACGKLKELLLAPNLTEEILNRCKTVTLGEIAANENDFDYVARQGLFELLYPKSVLSEPSIGTKKSVKAITLEDVRKFLNEHLDLSNLLCVLGGDIDEKQTKELASVLEILKPGKVQKLERFSPSDKCETSEIIRQSEQAYIYFGAPFNVKPGEKYKAAVATFILGEGGFGSRLMEEIRVKRGLAYSAYARNLLNLSYSQLYGYMQTKNEKKDEAIAVIKEEILKFSKKGVSKTELEQAKKFLLGSLPLRLETLFKRLDIAQSEFYEHGELGGFLKDLDKISALSLNELNSFIKAHTEINELSFCVLKNEI, encoded by the coding sequence ATGAAAATTTTAGATATCAATGTAAAAAATATAAAAATTCCAGTCGTTTTTGAAAGCTCAAAAGCGATGCCAGTAGTGAGCCTAAAACTAGTTTTCAAAGCAGCTGGTAGCTCACAAAACGGCAAACTAGCAGGCCTTGCAAGACTTAGTGCAAATTTACTAAACGAGGGCGATATGAAGTTAGGCTCGGCTAAATTTGCCAAAGAGCTTGAAGTAAGGGCTATTAGCCTAAATGCAAGCTGCGGCTTTGAGACATTTTGCATAGACCTAAACTGCCTAAAAGAGCACTTTGCCTTTGCGTGCGGCAAGCTAAAGGAGCTACTACTCGCTCCAAATTTAACAGAAGAAATTCTAAATAGGTGCAAGACCGTCACTCTTGGCGAGATCGCAGCAAACGAAAACGACTTTGACTACGTGGCAAGGCAGGGGCTATTTGAGCTTTTATACCCAAAAAGCGTGCTCTCAGAGCCTAGTATCGGCACGAAAAAGAGCGTAAAAGCGATCACACTTGAGGACGTGAGAAAGTTTTTAAACGAGCATTTAGACCTTTCAAATTTGCTTTGCGTACTTGGTGGCGACATCGACGAGAAGCAGACAAAAGAGCTTGCTAGCGTTTTAGAAATTTTAAAACCTGGTAAGGTGCAAAAGCTAGAGCGCTTTAGCCCAAGTGACAAGTGCGAAACCAGCGAGATCATCAGGCAAAGCGAGCAGGCATACATCTACTTTGGCGCGCCGTTTAATGTAAAGCCAGGGGAGAAATACAAGGCTGCGGTGGCGACATTTATCTTAGGCGAGGGTGGCTTTGGCTCGAGGCTAATGGAGGAGATCCGCGTGAAAAGAGGGCTTGCATATAGCGCCTACGCTAGAAATTTGCTAAATCTCTCTTACAGTCAGCTATACGGGTACATGCAGACAAAAAATGAGAAAAAAGATGAGGCCATCGCTGTTATAAAAGAGGAAATTTTAAAATTTAGTAAAAAAGGCGTTAGCAAGACCGAGCTTGAGCAGGCGAAGAAATTTTTACTTGGCTCGTTACCACTTAGGCTTGAGACGCTATTTAAACGCCTTGATATCGCGCAAAGCGAGTTTTATGAGCATGGCGAGCTTGGGGGATTTTTAAAGGATCTGGATAAAATTTCAGCCCTTTCGCTAAACGAGCTAAATAGCTTCATAAAAGCTCACACAGAGATAAATGAGCTAAGTTTTTGCGTTTTAAAAAATGAAATTTGA
- a CDS encoding CheB methylesterase domain-containing protein, with protein MAQKLILIGASTGGPGHLKKLLKNVKLNGAIIVIAQHMNKMFINSFAMQIGKECGLDVEILNERKILKENTVYVCEQNVMVSPNLPISAKPNTEEKTIYTPNVDVLFKSGVGICKSANVLAILLTGIGDDGASGLDKLYKAGAKCIAENEESAIVYGMPKRAKELNQSLKSLNLTMIKKELEDFLNAIN; from the coding sequence GTGGCACAAAAATTAATATTAATAGGGGCATCTACTGGCGGGCCTGGGCATTTAAAAAAGTTATTAAAAAACGTAAAACTAAATGGAGCTATCATCGTGATAGCCCAGCACATGAATAAAATGTTTATAAACTCTTTTGCTATGCAAATCGGAAAAGAGTGTGGCTTGGATGTTGAAATTTTAAATGAGAGGAAAATTTTAAAAGAAAATACCGTATATGTCTGTGAACAAAATGTAATGGTGTCGCCAAATTTACCGATCAGTGCAAAGCCAAATACAGAAGAAAAGACTATATATACGCCAAATGTTGATGTGTTGTTTAAATCTGGAGTAGGAATTTGCAAAAGTGCAAATGTCCTAGCTATCTTGCTAACTGGCATCGGAGATGATGGTGCATCTGGGCTTGATAAGCTTTATAAGGCTGGAGCAAAATGTATAGCTGAAAATGAAGAGAGCGCGATAGTTTATGGTATGCCAAAACGTGCAAAGGAGCTAAATCAAAGCTTAAAATCATTAAATCTAACTATGATAAAAAAAGAGCTGGAGGATTTTTTAAATGCTATTAACTAA
- a CDS encoding NfeD family protein, which yields MISPFIMIAIGVVLCITEFIFSSFYLLFFGIAFIVVGAINFGFSFAWSYQILITAAIAIVLLVLLKAPLKSKFMSRKESFNEEFLDEAGVGEIRENMVYFKGTLWKYDGNLANGEKVTVLGTKGDKVILK from the coding sequence GTGATCAGCCCTTTTATAATGATAGCAATCGGTGTGGTTTTGTGCATCACCGAGTTTATCTTTTCCTCGTTTTATTTGCTATTTTTTGGCATAGCTTTTATAGTAGTTGGAGCTATAAATTTTGGTTTTAGTTTTGCTTGGAGCTATCAAATTTTAATTACAGCAGCGATTGCGATTGTACTTCTTGTGCTTTTAAAAGCGCCGTTAAAGAGTAAATTTATGTCCAGAAAAGAGAGCTTTAACGAGGAATTTTTAGACGAAGCCGGAGTTGGCGAGATCAGAGAAAATATGGTCTATTTCAAAGGCACGCTTTGGAAATATGACGGAAATTTAGCTAACGGAGAGAAGGTGACGGTTCTTGGCACCAAAGGTGACAAGGTGATATTAAAATAA
- a CDS encoding SPFH domain-containing protein, producing the protein MQIEAFGVLVVVLVIFAFLFLKAGIKIVSQADNLLIERLGKFHKVLDGGFHIIIPFVDQIRAIITVKEQLVDITKQQVITKDNVNISVDGIVFLKVFDAKMAVYNVDNYKRAIANLAMTTLRGEIGAMNLDDTLSSRDRLNAALQVALGDAAGNWGVKIMRVEISEISVPLGIEEAMNMQMKAEREKRAIELKALAEKEALIRNAEALKQEKVLQAEAIERMADAKKYEQIAIATAQKEAMDMINDSMSKNANAAEFLLARDRVGAFSELAKNSSKDKILVPYEATELIGSLSVLKNFLAKDKA; encoded by the coding sequence ATGCAAATCGAAGCATTTGGCGTTTTAGTCGTAGTTCTGGTTATCTTTGCGTTCTTGTTTTTAAAGGCTGGTATCAAGATCGTCTCACAAGCTGATAATCTACTCATCGAGCGACTTGGTAAATTCCATAAAGTGCTTGACGGCGGATTTCACATAATCATCCCATTTGTCGATCAAATAAGAGCGATAATCACCGTAAAAGAACAACTTGTTGATATTACAAAACAGCAAGTCATTACAAAAGATAATGTTAATATTAGCGTCGATGGTATCGTCTTTTTAAAGGTCTTTGATGCAAAAATGGCAGTTTATAATGTCGATAACTACAAGCGTGCTATAGCAAATTTAGCCATGACTACGCTTCGTGGCGAGATCGGCGCGATGAATCTTGACGATACGCTAAGCTCACGTGACCGCCTAAATGCCGCACTTCAAGTGGCTCTTGGCGACGCTGCTGGCAACTGGGGCGTAAAGATCATGCGTGTAGAAATTTCTGAAATTTCTGTCCCGCTTGGCATCGAAGAGGCGATGAATATGCAGATGAAGGCTGAGCGTGAAAAACGCGCCATCGAGCTAAAAGCCTTGGCTGAAAAAGAAGCACTTATCCGCAACGCTGAGGCACTAAAACAAGAAAAAGTGCTTCAAGCAGAGGCGATAGAGCGTATGGCTGATGCGAAAAAATACGAGCAAATCGCCATCGCAACGGCTCAAAAAGAGGCTATGGATATGATAAATGATAGCATGAGCAAAAACGCAAATGCGGCTGAATTTTTGCTAGCGCGTGACAGGGTAGGAGCATTTAGTGAGCTAGCTAAAAATAGTTCAAAAGATAAAATTTTAGTCCCTTATGAGGCGACTGAGCTTATTGGCTCCCTTAGCGTTTTGAAAAATTTCCTAGCTAAGGATAAGGCGTGA